One Glycine soja cultivar W05 chromosome 2, ASM419377v2, whole genome shotgun sequence genomic region harbors:
- the LOC114393648 gene encoding uncharacterized protein LOC114393648 — MEVIRVLTAAITVAVLAAALPADAGDDNRVFAPCSDTRVQRSDGFTFGIAFAPKDKFFYNNNNSVQLSPCDTRLSLSNANSQISVFRPKVDEISLLTVNSSSFVADSYGYMVAFAGHRYAARSPPAFVANGTYTVTSFTLVLEFKRGRLQNLYWKRDGCAKCSSNSKAVCLNNQDCALQTSTCKSHGGTVDCSIGIQLAFSGTDRHLAVLNSWYEVKNLRQYSLYGLYSNLRDSLTSQYDKFF; from the exons ATGGAGGTTATCAGAGTTCTAACGGCGGCGATCACGGTGGCGGTTCTCGCGGCGGCGCTTCCGGCGGACGCCGGCGACGACAACCGAGTATTCGCGCCGTGTTCGGACACGCGAGTGCAGAGATCCGACGGATTCACGTTCGGAATCGCGTTCGCTCCGAAGGACAAGTTCttctacaacaacaacaacagcgtTCAGTTGTCGCCGTGCGATACGAGGCTCTCGCTCTCCAATGCGAATTCTCAGATCTCCGTGTTCAGACCCAAGGTCGACGAGATCTCGCTCCTCACCGTTAACTCCTCCTCGTTCGTGGCG GACTCGTATGGCTATATGGTTGCATTTGCTGGCCACAGATATGCAGCAAGGTCGCCTCCTGCTTTTGTTGCAAACGGCACATATACTGTTACCAGTTTTACTCTT GTCCTTGAGTTTAAGAGAGGCAGGCTGCAGAATTTATATTGGAAAAGAGATGGGTGTGCTAAATGCTCGAGTAACTCGAAAGCTGTCTGTCTCAACAATCAGGATTGCGCACTACAAACATCCACCTGCAAGAGCCATGGAGGAACTGTGGATTGCAGCATAGGAATACAATTGGCTTTCTCTGGTACAGATAGACACCTTGCAGTTCTCAACTCTTGGTATGAAGTGAAAAACCTTCGCCAGTATTCACTCTATGGTCTTTATTCAAATCTGAGAGATTCCCTCACTAGCCAGtatgataagtttttttaa